A region of Streptomyces cinnamoneus DNA encodes the following proteins:
- a CDS encoding TetR/AcrR family transcriptional regulator: MAASGRSAGPEVIWARPERSARGPRPSHTRADIAAAAVRIADAEGLDAVSMRRVAAEIGCGTMSLYNYVPRKEDLYELMFDAAVAEYDLSEPPTGDWRADTLALARQTRALMHRHPWLPRLLAPEYGFSPHSLRYLEYALWALDPLDVGGGTKMELLSMLSAVVAAYVTHELSAAERARSSPFAPGQEQAARQEHLVRQLAGGAYPRLAAAFAAPSEVPDGEALFERAVERVLAGFAPRG; the protein is encoded by the coding sequence ATGGCAGCCAGCGGCCGCTCGGCCGGACCCGAGGTGATCTGGGCGCGGCCGGAGCGCTCCGCCCGTGGTCCGCGGCCCTCGCACACCCGCGCCGACATCGCGGCGGCGGCGGTGCGGATCGCGGACGCGGAGGGGCTCGACGCCGTGTCCATGCGACGTGTGGCGGCGGAGATCGGCTGCGGCACGATGTCGCTGTACAACTACGTCCCCCGCAAGGAGGACCTGTACGAGCTGATGTTTGACGCGGCCGTCGCCGAGTACGACCTGTCCGAGCCGCCGACCGGCGACTGGCGGGCGGACACCCTCGCGCTGGCCCGGCAGACGCGCGCCCTGATGCACCGCCACCCCTGGCTGCCGAGGCTGCTGGCGCCCGAATACGGCTTCAGCCCCCACTCCCTGCGGTACCTGGAGTACGCGCTGTGGGCGCTCGACCCCCTGGACGTGGGCGGCGGCACGAAGATGGAACTGCTGTCGATGCTCAGCGCGGTGGTGGCCGCGTACGTCACGCACGAGCTCTCCGCGGCGGAGCGGGCCCGTTCGTCGCCCTTCGCCCCGGGCCAGGAACAAGCCGCCCGGCAGGAACACCTGGTCCGGCAGCTGGCGGGCGGCGCCTACCCCCGGCTGGCGGCGGCCTTCGCCGCGCCGTCGGAGGTCCCGGACGGGGAGGCGCTCTTCGAGCGCGCGGTGGAACGCGTGCTCGCCGGCTTCGCGCCGCGGGGCTAG
- a CDS encoding ATP-binding cassette domain-containing protein: MTTYAVLSEGLRKRFREVQALDGLDLAVPPGTVCGLLGPNGAGKSTAVRLLTTLLTPDSGTARVAGHDVVRAPEAVRRAIGVTGQSTSVDMDLTGRENLRLFGRLHRLSPAAARARADELLERFGLDGAADRSAGGYSGGTRRRLDLAAALITRPEVLFLDEPTTGLDPASREGIWQTVRELADHGTTVLLTTQYLEEADRLADDIVLIDRGRATEHGTPAALKARIGARAEVVVADDAALPGAAVVLGALTGARPEVFPERRAAAAAVTDPAVTLPFLVRELDAAGVRVVDATLRQPTLDEAFLRLTAPDRAETEEAHA, encoded by the coding sequence ATGACTACGTACGCTGTACTTAGTGAGGGCCTGCGGAAGCGTTTCCGCGAGGTGCAGGCGCTCGACGGACTCGATCTGGCCGTGCCCCCGGGCACGGTGTGCGGGCTGCTGGGCCCCAACGGCGCCGGGAAGTCCACGGCCGTGCGCCTGCTGACCACGCTGCTGACCCCCGACTCCGGCACGGCCCGCGTGGCCGGGCACGACGTGGTGCGCGCGCCGGAGGCCGTGCGCCGCGCCATCGGCGTCACCGGCCAGTCCACCTCGGTGGACATGGATCTGACGGGACGGGAGAACCTGCGGCTGTTCGGCCGGCTGCACCGGCTCTCCCCCGCCGCCGCGCGCGCCCGCGCCGACGAGCTGCTGGAGCGGTTCGGGCTGGACGGGGCCGCCGACCGCTCGGCCGGGGGCTACTCCGGCGGCACGCGCCGCCGGCTCGACCTGGCCGCCGCCCTGATCACGCGGCCCGAGGTGCTGTTCCTGGACGAGCCCACCACCGGCCTCGACCCCGCGAGCAGAGAAGGGATCTGGCAGACCGTCAGGGAGCTGGCGGACCACGGCACGACCGTCCTGCTGACCACCCAGTACCTGGAGGAGGCGGACCGGCTGGCCGACGACATCGTGCTGATCGACCGGGGCCGGGCCACCGAGCACGGCACCCCGGCCGCGCTCAAGGCCCGCATCGGAGCGCGCGCCGAAGTCGTCGTCGCCGACGACGCCGCGCTCCCCGGGGCCGCCGTGGTGCTGGGCGCCCTCACCGGGGCGCGCCCCGAGGTCTTCCCCGAGCGGCGCGCCGCCGCGGCGGCCGTCACCGATCCGGCGGTCACCCTGCCGTTCCTCGTGCGCGAGCTCGACGCGGCGGGCGTGCGCGTCGTCGACGCCACCCTGCGGCAACCCACCCTGGACGAGGCCTTCCTGCGCCTGACCGCCCCCGACCGCGCCGAGACCGAGGAGGCCCACGCGTGA
- a CDS encoding ABC transporter permease codes for MTATLSDSRAMLVRNVQRMRRAPGLFLITMTMPVTLLLFFGYVFGSAVALDGGGDYRAYLVPGLFAATAVGGVLTSMLSSAQDHQRGVMDRFRTLPMSRFAIPAGQTAFDVLLAAAGLVPLALCGYAVGWRIEGGAGPAAGAFALLLLFRLVTAWFGHWLGLLLKKEEAAGQLGGATFMLPLLSNAYVPTEGMPGWLRTAADWNPVSAVGAACRDLFGNARPAADAAWPVAHPLAASLGWAAVLLAVFVPLTVRRYGRSAG; via the coding sequence ATCACGGCGACCCTCTCCGACAGCCGGGCCATGCTCGTCCGCAACGTCCAGCGGATGCGCCGCGCCCCCGGACTGTTCCTGATCACCATGACCATGCCCGTCACGCTGCTGCTGTTCTTCGGCTACGTGTTCGGCAGCGCGGTGGCGCTCGACGGAGGCGGGGACTACCGGGCCTATCTGGTGCCGGGGCTCTTCGCCGCGACGGCGGTGGGCGGCGTGCTGACGTCGATGCTGTCCTCGGCGCAGGACCACCAGCGCGGAGTGATGGACCGTTTCCGGACACTGCCGATGAGCCGCTTCGCCATCCCCGCCGGGCAGACCGCCTTCGACGTCCTGCTCGCCGCGGCCGGGCTGGTCCCGCTGGCGCTGTGCGGTTACGCGGTCGGCTGGCGGATCGAGGGCGGGGCCGGCCCGGCCGCCGGGGCGTTCGCGCTGCTGTTGCTGTTCCGGCTGGTGACCGCCTGGTTCGGCCACTGGCTGGGGCTGCTGCTGAAGAAGGAGGAGGCGGCGGGCCAGCTGGGCGGGGCCACCTTCATGCTCCCGCTGCTGTCGAACGCCTACGTGCCGACCGAGGGCATGCCGGGCTGGCTGCGCACGGCCGCCGACTGGAACCCCGTCAGCGCGGTCGGCGCCGCCTGCCGGGACCTGTTCGGCAACGCCCGCCCGGCGGCGGACGCCGCGTGGCCGGTCGCGCATCCCCTGGCCGCCTCGCTCGGGTGGGCCGCGGTCCTGCTGGCGGTCTTCGTGCCGCTCACCGTGCGGCGGTACGGGCGCTCTGCCGGGTGA
- a CDS encoding serine/threonine-protein kinase: MDGSSGTGRALAGRYRLLDRLGQGGMGVVWRARDEALGREVAVKEVRAPAGLPEPQVRQLYARLEREGRAAARISHRNVVTVHDVVTDGGRPWIVMELVRGMSLADVLEADGPMDPRRAAHVGVEVLAALRGAHAVGVLHRDVKPGNVLIAADGRVVLSDFGIAMIEGTSALTATGQLVGSPEYLAPERALGRPPGPESDLWSLGVLLYAAVEGCSPFRQDTPLSTLRAVVDSRLPPPRRAGALGPVLDGLLRKDPAERLGAAEAERLLRTVAAGGAEHPAAPGAYAPTVAAHPAAPAAAGTPAPSGPAGAAGDGAPPRAPDPRTGTPPPGAGPGGRARVALVAGVLVAALAAAGLVWGLTRDDGGSDGGGRAEGSATGGADKNTGVEPPGGAASASARASGAYTVEVALAALRDRYAGPCPPPAAAAPSFRAAITVAGGPADLSYRWVTGSGRVSDGGWQRVRFGDGTSTRQAEHVETAHRAGDAEQDWIALEVKDDRRSQSSRHVPFTVSCRADPTGGASSPGSSPGPSGRSGTPGPSAGRPTGPGAYS; the protein is encoded by the coding sequence ATGGACGGAAGTTCCGGCACCGGACGGGCACTGGCCGGCCGGTACCGCCTGCTGGACCGGCTCGGGCAGGGCGGCATGGGCGTGGTATGGCGGGCCCGGGACGAGGCGCTGGGCCGCGAGGTCGCCGTCAAGGAGGTGCGGGCGCCCGCCGGACTGCCCGAGCCCCAGGTGCGGCAGCTGTACGCCCGGCTGGAGCGCGAGGGCCGCGCGGCGGCGCGCATCTCGCACCGCAACGTCGTCACCGTGCACGACGTGGTCACCGACGGCGGCCGCCCCTGGATCGTCATGGAACTGGTGCGCGGCATGTCGCTCGCCGACGTGCTGGAGGCCGACGGGCCGATGGACCCCCGGCGCGCCGCGCACGTCGGGGTGGAGGTGCTGGCCGCCCTCCGTGGCGCACACGCCGTGGGGGTGCTGCACCGCGACGTGAAGCCCGGCAACGTCCTGATCGCCGCGGACGGCCGGGTGGTGCTCTCCGACTTCGGCATCGCGATGATCGAGGGCACGTCCGCCCTCACCGCCACCGGACAGCTGGTGGGCTCGCCCGAGTACCTGGCGCCGGAGCGGGCACTGGGCCGCCCGCCGGGGCCCGAGTCGGACCTGTGGTCGCTGGGGGTGCTGCTCTACGCGGCGGTCGAGGGCTGTTCGCCGTTCCGTCAGGACACGCCGCTCAGCACGCTCCGCGCCGTGGTGGACTCGCGGCTCCCGCCGCCGCGCCGGGCCGGCGCGCTGGGCCCGGTCCTGGACGGGCTGCTGCGGAAGGACCCCGCCGAGCGGCTCGGCGCGGCGGAGGCCGAGCGGCTGCTGCGCACGGTGGCGGCCGGAGGCGCGGAGCACCCTGCGGCGCCGGGTGCGTACGCCCCGACGGTGGCGGCGCATCCGGCCGCCCCCGCGGCCGCCGGGACTCCCGCGCCTTCCGGGCCCGCGGGGGCGGCCGGTGACGGCGCGCCACCGCGCGCGCCGGACCCGCGCACCGGCACTCCCCCGCCCGGCGCGGGGCCTGGTGGCCGGGCCCGGGTGGCGCTGGTCGCCGGCGTGCTGGTGGCCGCGCTGGCCGCGGCCGGCCTGGTGTGGGGGCTGACCCGTGACGACGGCGGCTCGGACGGCGGCGGCCGGGCGGAGGGCAGCGCCACGGGCGGCGCCGACAAGAACACGGGGGTGGAGCCGCCGGGCGGCGCGGCGTCGGCGAGCGCCCGGGCCTCGGGGGCGTACACGGTGGAGGTCGCGCTCGCCGCCCTGCGGGACCGCTACGCCGGCCCCTGTCCCCCTCCGGCGGCGGCCGCCCCTTCCTTCCGGGCGGCCATCACGGTGGCCGGCGGTCCGGCGGACCTCTCCTACCGGTGGGTGACGGGCAGCGGGCGCGTCTCGGACGGCGGCTGGCAGCGCGTCCGCTTCGGCGACGGCACCTCCACCCGGCAGGCCGAGCACGTGGAGACGGCTCACCGGGCGGGTGACGCGGAGCAGGACTGGATCGCGCTGGAGGTCAAGGACGACCGCCGGTCCCAGTCGTCGCGCCACGTGCCCTTCACGGTCTCGTGCCGGGCGGATCCGACCGGCGGCGCGTCCTCGCCGGGGTCCTCCCCCGGCCCTTCGGGGCGTTCCGGCACACCGGGTCCGTCGGCGGGGAGGCCGACGGGCCCGGGCGCCTACTCGTGA
- a CDS encoding SGNH/GDSL hydrolase family protein encodes MKLSRFAGSVSALALTVALAFGGAGAAHAAEHASTPAYVALGDSYASGVGAGNYDSASGACKRSTKAYPALWAAAHAPSRFTFVACSGARTGDVLSGQLASLNSSTGLVSISVGGNDAGFADTMSSCVLGTDSSCLDRIARARAFIQDELPAKLDSVYTAISSRAPAARVVVLGYPRFYKTGGVCIGLSDTKRKAINAAADQIDTVIAKRAADHGFAYGDVNSTFAGHELCSGSAWLNSVAFPVDESYHPNAAGHSRGYLPVFTSAA; translated from the coding sequence ATGAAACTGTCCCGGTTCGCGGGTTCCGTCTCCGCGCTGGCCCTCACCGTCGCCCTCGCCTTCGGCGGGGCCGGCGCCGCGCACGCCGCCGAACACGCCTCAACTCCCGCCTATGTGGCGCTCGGTGACTCCTACGCCTCCGGCGTGGGTGCCGGAAACTACGACTCCGCAAGCGGTGCCTGCAAACGCAGCACCAAGGCGTACCCCGCCCTGTGGGCCGCCGCCCACGCCCCGTCGAGATTCACTTTCGTGGCGTGTTCCGGCGCCCGAACGGGTGATGTTCTCAGCGGTCAGCTGGCGTCGCTCAACTCCTCCACCGGACTCGTCAGCATCAGCGTCGGCGGCAACGACGCCGGTTTCGCCGACACCATGTCCTCCTGCGTCCTCGGCACCGACAGCTCCTGCCTGGACCGGATCGCCCGCGCGCGGGCGTTCATCCAGGACGAGCTGCCCGCCAAGCTCGACAGCGTCTACACCGCCATCAGCTCCAGAGCCCCCGCCGCGCGCGTCGTCGTCCTCGGCTACCCGCGCTTCTACAAGACCGGCGGCGTCTGCATCGGGCTGAGCGACACCAAGAGAAAGGCCATCAACGCCGCAGCCGACCAGATCGACACCGTCATCGCCAAGCGCGCCGCCGACCACGGCTTCGCCTACGGGGACGTCAACTCCACCTTCGCCGGCCACGAGCTCTGCTCCGGCAGCGCGTGGCTGAACAGCGTGGCGTTCCCCGTCGACGAGTCGTACCACCCCAACGCCGCGGGCCACTCCCGCGGTTACCTGCCCGTCTTCACCTCCGCGGCGTGA
- a CDS encoding GNAT family N-acetyltransferase, translated as MDISVYRPGELTAADRTAWSAMQVRAVEDGSPQLTNPFLAPEFALAVGRCRRGARIAVVREEGAPVAFFPYQRSSLGVGRAIGMGVSDAQGLVHRPGFQWDTRELLQACGLSLWEFDHLVEGQKPFEVVASGSYASPVIDVDQGFDRYLSALRKQSPKFTRTTLAKERKLGRDAGEVRYVHDERDPGVLRALIGWKSAQYRRTGRADRFARPWITQLVEQLFHTRTETFSGLLSVLYAGGRPVAAHFGLRSTTVLACWFPAYDPEFARYSPGLVLHLRMAEGAAAEGMAYLDLGRGGKAYKDSLKTRELSVSEGWVTRRHPVALGYRARRAPVRALRNTVLSRPELFEPADRLLKRVGSLRESGH; from the coding sequence GTGGACATCAGCGTGTACCGGCCCGGCGAGCTCACCGCGGCCGACCGGACGGCCTGGTCGGCGATGCAGGTGCGGGCGGTGGAGGACGGTTCGCCGCAGTTGACGAATCCCTTCCTCGCACCCGAGTTCGCCCTGGCCGTGGGGCGCTGCCGGCGCGGCGCCCGGATCGCGGTCGTCCGGGAGGAGGGCGCGCCGGTGGCCTTCTTCCCCTACCAGCGCAGCTCGCTCGGTGTGGGGCGGGCGATAGGCATGGGCGTCTCGGACGCCCAGGGCCTGGTGCACCGCCCCGGCTTCCAGTGGGACACCCGCGAGCTGCTGCAGGCGTGCGGGCTCTCCCTCTGGGAGTTCGACCACCTGGTGGAGGGGCAGAAACCGTTCGAGGTGGTGGCCTCCGGCTCGTACGCCTCGCCGGTCATCGACGTCGACCAGGGGTTCGACCGGTATCTGTCGGCGCTGCGCAAGCAGTCGCCGAAGTTCACCCGCACCACGCTGGCCAAGGAGCGCAAGCTGGGCCGGGACGCCGGCGAGGTGCGGTACGTGCACGACGAACGTGATCCGGGCGTGCTGCGCGCGCTGATCGGCTGGAAATCGGCGCAGTACCGAAGAACAGGGCGCGCCGACCGCTTCGCGCGCCCGTGGATAACGCAGCTCGTCGAGCAGCTGTTCCACACTCGCACGGAGACCTTCAGCGGCCTGCTGTCGGTGCTCTACGCCGGTGGCCGGCCGGTCGCGGCGCACTTCGGGCTGCGTTCCACGACCGTGCTGGCCTGCTGGTTCCCGGCGTACGACCCGGAGTTCGCGAGGTACTCACCCGGGCTCGTGCTGCATCTGCGGATGGCCGAGGGGGCCGCCGCCGAGGGGATGGCCTATCTGGACCTGGGCCGGGGCGGCAAGGCGTACAAGGACTCGCTCAAGACCAGGGAACTGAGCGTCTCGGAAGGCTGGGTGACCCGGCGTCATCCGGTCGCCCTGGGCTACCGGGCACGGCGGGCGCCGGTGCGGGCCCTGCGCAACACGGTGCTGTCCCGGCCGGAGCTGTTCGAGCCGGCGGACCGGCTGCTCAAACGGGTGGGAAGCCTCCGGGAGAGCGGTCACTGA
- a CDS encoding glycosyltransferase family 2 protein — translation MSAFLRPAASEEDPETSGGRYRPVTSQFAIAPPVSVVIPAMNEAENLPYVFKTLPDWIHEVVLVDGNSTDDTVGVARGLRPDVKVVEQLGKGKGDALITGFAACTGEIIVMVDADGSADGGEIVSYVSALVGGADFAKGSRFANGGGTDDMTFVRKLGNRVLTSMVNHKFGARYTDLCYGYNAFWKHCLDEIALDCAGFEVETLMNIRVVKAGLRVQEIPSHEFVRIHGASNLRAVRDGIRVLKVILRERGVRRGSRRRQRPLAIAPAANRGEVS, via the coding sequence ATGAGTGCGTTTCTGCGCCCAGCGGCCAGTGAAGAGGACCCGGAGACATCCGGGGGCCGCTACCGTCCGGTGACCTCGCAATTCGCGATAGCGCCACCGGTGAGCGTCGTCATTCCGGCCATGAACGAGGCGGAGAACCTTCCGTACGTCTTCAAGACACTTCCCGACTGGATCCACGAGGTGGTCCTGGTCGACGGCAACTCCACCGACGACACGGTCGGCGTCGCCCGCGGGCTGCGTCCGGACGTCAAGGTCGTCGAGCAGCTCGGCAAGGGCAAGGGCGACGCGCTGATCACCGGTTTCGCCGCCTGCACGGGCGAGATCATCGTCATGGTCGACGCGGACGGCTCCGCCGACGGAGGGGAGATCGTCAGCTACGTCTCCGCGCTGGTGGGCGGCGCGGACTTCGCCAAGGGCTCCCGCTTCGCCAACGGCGGCGGCACCGACGACATGACCTTCGTCCGCAAGCTGGGCAACCGCGTTCTGACGTCCATGGTCAACCACAAGTTCGGTGCCCGCTACACCGACCTGTGCTACGGCTACAACGCGTTCTGGAAGCACTGCCTCGACGAGATCGCCCTGGACTGCGCCGGCTTCGAGGTGGAGACCCTGATGAACATCAGAGTGGTCAAGGCCGGGCTGCGGGTCCAGGAGATTCCCAGCCATGAGTTCGTCCGCATCCACGGCGCGAGCAACCTGCGGGCCGTGCGCGACGGGATCCGGGTACTGAAGGTGATCCTCCGCGAGCGGGGCGTCCGCCGTGGCTCCCGGCGGCGGCAACGCCCCCTCGCCATCGCGCCGGCCGCCAACCGCGGGGAAGTCTCTTGA
- a CDS encoding glycosyltransferase family 2 protein, translating into MSAAPTGRTGAPSVSVVVCVYTEDRWGDILAAVASVCDQSHPALETLLVVDHNPGLLRRLAKAFGDDGAGAHRVRVLPNAGPRGLSAGRNTGIAASSGEVIAFLDDDAVAERDWLLHFAEAYADPRVMAVGGRTQPVWASRRRPAWFPEEFDWVVGCTYRGLPPGRVPVRNVLGGNASFRRTALAAVGGFASGIGRDGHRLPLGCEETELCIRLARAVPDAVLLIDDRSVIHHRVPAARERFGYFRTRAYAEGLSKALVAHIVGAQDGLASERRYTTRVLPAGVARGVRDALLGRPGGAGRAGAIVAGVAAAAGGYVLGTWRARRTGGRFAVASLPAAAPGEGAAA; encoded by the coding sequence TTGAGCGCTGCACCGACCGGACGGACCGGCGCACCGAGCGTCTCGGTGGTCGTCTGTGTGTACACCGAGGACCGCTGGGGCGACATCCTCGCCGCGGTGGCCTCGGTGTGCGACCAGTCCCACCCCGCCCTGGAGACGCTGCTCGTGGTCGACCACAACCCCGGACTGCTGCGCCGGCTCGCCAAGGCGTTCGGGGACGACGGCGCCGGGGCGCACCGGGTGCGGGTGCTGCCCAACGCCGGCCCCCGGGGCCTGTCGGCCGGCCGCAACACGGGCATCGCGGCCTCCTCCGGCGAGGTGATCGCCTTCCTGGACGACGACGCGGTGGCCGAGCGGGACTGGCTGCTGCACTTCGCCGAGGCCTACGCCGACCCCCGGGTGATGGCGGTGGGCGGCCGCACCCAGCCGGTGTGGGCCTCCCGGCGCCGGCCGGCGTGGTTCCCCGAGGAGTTCGACTGGGTCGTGGGGTGCACCTACCGCGGGCTGCCGCCGGGCAGGGTGCCGGTGCGTAACGTCCTCGGCGGCAACGCCTCCTTCCGCAGGACGGCGCTCGCGGCCGTCGGGGGCTTCGCCAGCGGCATCGGCCGCGACGGGCACCGGCTGCCGCTGGGCTGCGAGGAGACGGAGCTGTGCATCCGGCTGGCCCGCGCCGTGCCGGACGCCGTGCTCCTGATCGACGACCGCTCGGTGATCCACCACCGGGTGCCGGCGGCCCGGGAGCGGTTCGGCTACTTCCGGACCCGGGCGTACGCCGAGGGCCTGTCCAAGGCGCTGGTGGCGCACATCGTGGGCGCCCAGGACGGGCTGGCCAGCGAGCGCCGGTACACCACCCGCGTGCTGCCGGCCGGTGTCGCGCGCGGGGTGCGCGACGCCCTGCTGGGCAGGCCCGGCGGGGCTGGCCGGGCGGGGGCGATCGTGGCCGGGGTGGCCGCCGCGGCGGGGGGCTACGTCCTGGGCACCTGGCGGGCGCGGCGGACCGGGGGGCGGTTCGCCGTGGCGTCGCTTCCGGCGGCGGCACCGGGCGAGGGGGCGGCGGCGTGA
- a CDS encoding polysaccharide deacetylase family protein: MYHAVAHAPARAAYGLSVSPGAFAEQMRLLADSGHTPVTAGRLAAAWRGGGRLPPRPVLITFDDGYEGVHRYALPVLAEHGFAATLFASTGWLRGAHETGGALDLMLSWDQLRELAAAGVEIGGHSHTHPQLDQLTDERLWFEVRHCRDLLTLELGHPPGSFAYPYGYSSRRVRDTVRAAGFGVSLAVGNALAVRRQGPYALERVTVRRSTSTAEFERLVEGRRVGRLFVADRVLTKGYAVVRRSRGLLRKSGVRKAIEARV; this comes from the coding sequence ATGTACCACGCGGTGGCGCACGCGCCCGCCCGGGCTGCGTACGGGCTGTCGGTCTCCCCCGGCGCCTTCGCCGAACAGATGCGGCTGCTGGCCGACTCCGGCCACACGCCGGTGACCGCGGGCCGGCTGGCCGCCGCCTGGCGCGGCGGCGGCCGGCTGCCCCCCAGGCCGGTGCTGATCACCTTCGACGACGGCTACGAGGGCGTGCACCGGTACGCCCTGCCCGTCCTGGCCGAACACGGCTTCGCCGCGACGCTGTTCGCCTCCACGGGGTGGCTGCGCGGTGCCCATGAGACCGGGGGCGCGCTCGACCTCATGCTGAGCTGGGACCAGCTGCGGGAGCTGGCCGCGGCGGGCGTGGAGATCGGCGGGCACAGCCACACCCACCCCCAGCTCGACCAGCTCACCGACGAGCGGCTGTGGTTCGAGGTGCGGCACTGCCGCGATCTGCTGACCCTCGAACTGGGTCACCCGCCCGGGTCCTTCGCCTACCCGTACGGCTACTCCAGCCGCCGGGTGCGCGATACGGTGCGCGCGGCCGGATTCGGCGTCTCGCTCGCCGTGGGCAACGCGCTGGCCGTCCGCCGTCAGGGGCCGTACGCCCTGGAGCGGGTGACCGTGCGCCGTTCCACGTCCACGGCCGAGTTCGAGCGGCTCGTCGAGGGCCGCCGGGTCGGCCGGCTGTTCGTGGCGGACCGGGTCCTGACCAAGGGGTACGCAGTCGTCCGCAGAAGCCGCGGTCTCCTCAGGAAGAGCGGCGTCAGGAAAGCGATCGAGGCCCGTGTCTGA